The following are encoded together in the Lathyrus oleraceus cultivar Zhongwan6 chromosome 3, CAAS_Psat_ZW6_1.0, whole genome shotgun sequence genome:
- the LOC127130133 gene encoding spermidine hydroxycinnamoyl transferase-like, with product MHHIHILQLTSTLQPTPNGYLWLSDLDQVVRLSHLPLVLIYKPKQNPENVIETLKNSLSKILVHYYPIAGRYSYTKGGRVELNLNTKGAVLAEAETTKTVDDHGDFSPYESTGELILKIDYNQPIEDIPLFLVQVTRFSDKDEASAFAIGIAYSHPLSDGAAFNKLLNSWAKIARELKLPPFILGRSDANTERNRV from the coding sequence ATGCATCACATCCATATCCTACAACTAACTTCTACATTACAACCAACTCCAAATGGTTATTTGTGGCTCTCTGATTTAGATCAGGTTGTGCGTCTAAGCCACCTACCACTTGTTTTAATTTACAAACCGAAACAGAACCCAGAGAATGTCATCGAAACCTTGAAAAACTCTCTCAGCAAGATTCTTGTTCATTACTATCCTATCGCTGGTCGTTATTCTTATACAAAAGGTGGTCGAGTTGAATTGAATCTCAATACAAAAGGAGCTGTTTTGGCAGAAGCTGAAACAACAAAAACAGTTGATGATCATGGTGACTTTTCACCTTACGAATCTACCGGAGAGCTTATTCTAAAAATCGATTATAATCAACCCATAGAAGACATTCCATTGTTTCTTGTTCAAGTCACACGATTCTCAGACAAAGATGAAGCTTCTGCGTTCGCTATCGGAATTGCTTACTCTCACCCTTTATCCGATGGTGCTGCTTTTAACAAATTGTTAAATTCATGGGCCAAAATAGCAAGAGAGTTAAAGCTACCACCATTCATTCTTGGAAGATCCGACGCAAATACTGAAAGAAACAGAGTATGA